In Actinoplanes sp. NBC_00393, a single genomic region encodes these proteins:
- a CDS encoding carboxymuconolactone decarboxylase family protein: MLRNPNHTRVPLVSPPHDDDTAAALEKLGPPLALFRAFAVRPARAHAIHGWGSYYLSRRSALSLRQRELVIDRTTALCGAEYEWGIHIAVFASKAGLTSDQVRSLTAGAATDTCWTDPADRAVIAAVDALHARNDLDDLEWAALAEAVGPDGAVDLMLVCGWYHAISYVARAARLAPEPGSPAFSEYGR; encoded by the coding sequence ATGCTTCGGAATCCGAACCACACGCGGGTGCCGCTGGTTTCGCCGCCGCATGACGACGACACCGCCGCTGCCCTGGAGAAACTCGGTCCACCGCTCGCCCTGTTCCGGGCCTTCGCGGTGCGGCCCGCCCGGGCCCACGCGATCCACGGGTGGGGCAGCTACTACCTGTCGCGGCGCAGCGCGCTGTCGCTGCGGCAGCGCGAACTCGTCATCGACCGGACCACGGCGCTGTGCGGGGCCGAGTACGAGTGGGGCATCCACATCGCGGTGTTCGCCTCGAAGGCGGGGCTGACCTCCGACCAGGTGCGGTCGCTCACCGCGGGCGCCGCGACCGATACCTGTTGGACCGACCCGGCCGACCGCGCGGTGATCGCGGCGGTGGACGCCCTGCATGCCCGCAACGACCTGGATGACCTGGAGTGGGCCGCGCTCGCTGAGGCCGTCGGCCCGGACGGCGCCGTCGACCTCATGCTGGTCTGTGGCTGGTACCACGCCATCTCGTACGTGGCCCGCGCCGCCCGCCTGGCTCCGGAGCCCGGCTCACCGGCCTTCAGCGAGTACGGCCGATGA
- a CDS encoding DUF6401 family natural product biosynthesis protein, whose protein sequence is MEMDQQTRQAVLAAARLSLAQWTHQLGAAGMEAMRLVPGLAAAVDQHVAQIRETIGRVRPDTLAAYADGVADTVTAKGWSADETKAGWHRASWPSLHLLAICVLAETTA, encoded by the coding sequence ATGGAGATGGATCAGCAGACCCGTCAGGCGGTGCTGGCGGCGGCGCGCCTGTCGCTGGCGCAGTGGACGCATCAGCTCGGCGCCGCCGGGATGGAGGCGATGCGCCTGGTGCCCGGCCTGGCCGCCGCGGTGGATCAGCACGTCGCGCAGATCAGAGAGACGATCGGCCGGGTACGCCCGGACACCCTCGCCGCCTACGCGGACGGGGTCGCCGACACCGTCACCGCCAAAGGCTGGAGCGCCGACGAGACGAAGGCCGGCTGGCATCGTGCCTCATGGCCGTCCCTGCATCTGCTGGCCATATGCGTGCTGGCCGAAACCACTGCGTGA
- a CDS encoding nucleoside hydrolase — MGDFAARPIIVDCDPGHDDALALLLAAGDARVRLLGVTTVAGNQTLEKTTRNALKVLALAGVTGVPVAAGCDRPLVGELTVAEDIHGASGLDGPELDVPVGELAGVHAVELMRRLIADSAEPVTLIATGPLTNVALLLRSHPPVVPRISRIVFMGGSTERGNTTPYGEFNIVTDPEAADIVLRSGVPATMIGLNVTHQALATDEIIAEFRGLGTRLGDMCAELMTFFASTYRRVFGFEHPPVHDPIAVAQVIDASIVRTVTAPVAVELVGTYTRGATVVDLHRRSGRNPEADIAVGLDVDAFWRLLMSAVRTLGR, encoded by the coding sequence GTGGGTGACTTCGCGGCTCGGCCGATCATCGTGGACTGCGACCCGGGGCACGACGACGCGCTGGCACTGCTGCTGGCCGCCGGCGACGCCCGGGTACGCCTGCTCGGCGTCACCACGGTCGCCGGCAATCAGACGCTCGAGAAGACGACCCGGAACGCGCTGAAGGTCCTCGCGCTGGCCGGGGTCACCGGCGTCCCGGTCGCGGCCGGCTGCGACCGGCCGCTGGTCGGCGAGCTCACTGTGGCCGAGGACATCCATGGGGCGTCCGGGCTGGACGGGCCGGAGCTGGACGTACCGGTCGGCGAGCTCGCGGGCGTGCACGCGGTCGAACTGATGCGCCGGCTGATCGCGGACTCGGCCGAGCCGGTCACGCTGATCGCCACCGGGCCGCTTACCAACGTCGCCCTGCTGCTGCGCAGCCACCCGCCGGTCGTGCCGCGCATCAGCCGGATCGTGTTCATGGGCGGCTCGACGGAGCGGGGCAACACCACGCCGTACGGGGAGTTCAACATCGTCACCGACCCGGAGGCGGCCGACATCGTGCTTCGTTCCGGAGTGCCGGCCACGATGATCGGCTTGAACGTCACGCACCAGGCGCTGGCGACCGACGAGATCATCGCCGAGTTCCGCGGGCTGGGCACCCGGCTGGGTGACATGTGCGCGGAGCTGATGACGTTCTTCGCGAGCACGTACCGGCGGGTGTTCGGCTTCGAGCATCCCCCGGTGCACGATCCGATCGCCGTGGCGCAGGTCATCGACGCGTCGATCGTGCGCACGGTCACGGCGCCGGTCGCGGTTGAGCTCGTCGGGACGTACACCCGTGGTGCCACCGTCGTCGACCTGCATCGCCGCTCCGGGCGCAACCCGGAGGCGGACATCGCGGTAGGTCTGGATGTGGACGCCTTCTGGCGTCTGCTGATGTCCGCGGTGCGCACGCTCGGTCGGTAG
- a CDS encoding helix-turn-helix transcriptional regulator: MIDDMTAGRLLSMLLLLQTRGRLSAGQLAEELGVSVRTAYRDLARLQAAGVPLYAETGQHGGYQLVEGYRTRLTGLSGGEARALFLAGLPAPAADLGLAEEVAAARLKLLAALPAELRDEAARTAAVFHLDAPGWYQEAQVQPFLTLLMDAVVAQRVVDAEYRRWRAPQEVRRVLHPYGLVLKSGVWYLVAASGAGKVSTYRVAQLRRVVVTPQQFQRPGGFDLAAHWHAYLADFEARRFTGEAVIRLSPQGRERLADLADQAVLRAVEQTAGEPGPDGWVRATIPIENVRHACQELLRFGADVEVIGPEPLRQALADIVRELATRYA; the protein is encoded by the coding sequence ATGATCGACGACATGACCGCGGGCCGTCTCCTGTCGATGTTGCTGCTCCTGCAGACGCGTGGACGGCTGTCCGCCGGGCAGCTGGCCGAGGAGCTGGGTGTCTCGGTGCGTACCGCGTACCGGGATCTGGCTCGGCTTCAGGCGGCGGGCGTGCCGCTCTATGCCGAGACCGGTCAGCACGGCGGGTACCAGTTGGTCGAGGGCTATCGCACCCGGCTGACCGGGCTGAGCGGCGGCGAGGCGCGGGCGCTGTTCCTGGCCGGGCTGCCGGCGCCGGCGGCTGATCTGGGACTGGCCGAGGAGGTGGCCGCGGCGAGACTCAAGCTGCTCGCCGCCTTGCCTGCCGAGCTGCGTGATGAGGCTGCGCGTACCGCTGCGGTGTTTCACCTGGACGCGCCGGGGTGGTACCAGGAAGCGCAGGTGCAGCCGTTCCTGACCCTGCTCATGGACGCTGTCGTGGCGCAACGGGTGGTCGACGCCGAGTATCGCCGCTGGCGGGCGCCGCAGGAGGTTCGGCGGGTGCTTCACCCGTACGGTCTCGTGTTGAAGTCCGGGGTCTGGTATCTGGTGGCCGCGAGCGGCGCCGGCAAGGTCTCCACCTACCGGGTCGCGCAGCTGCGGCGGGTCGTGGTGACGCCGCAGCAGTTCCAGCGGCCGGGCGGCTTCGATCTGGCCGCGCATTGGCATGCCTACCTGGCCGACTTCGAGGCCCGCCGGTTCACCGGCGAGGCTGTCATCCGGCTCTCGCCGCAGGGCCGGGAGCGGCTCGCCGACCTGGCCGATCAAGCGGTGCTGCGGGCGGTGGAGCAGACTGCAGGCGAACCGGGGCCGGACGGGTGGGTGCGGGCGACGATTCCGATCGAGAACGTGCGGCACGCCTGCCAGGAGCTGCTCCGGTTCGGCGCCGACGTGGAGGTGATCGGCCCGGAGCCGTTGCGGCAGGCACTGGCCGACATCGTGCGGGAGCTGGCCACCCGGTACGCCTGA
- a CDS encoding winged helix-turn-helix transcriptional regulator has protein sequence MPRPAPLPGRPVRGSRTGRPVMAILDLLGRRWTLRVLWELREDPVPTFRALQQRCDGVSSSVLTERLAELRDAAILERTDSGYQLTEQGRALLDTLAPLEKWASTWRPTSPEE, from the coding sequence ATGCCCCGACCCGCACCGCTGCCGGGCCGCCCGGTCCGTGGTTCCCGGACCGGGCGGCCGGTCATGGCGATCCTGGATCTGCTCGGCCGCCGATGGACCCTTCGGGTGCTCTGGGAGCTGCGCGAGGACCCGGTCCCGACGTTCCGCGCGCTGCAACAGCGCTGCGACGGCGTCTCTTCAAGCGTGCTCACCGAACGCCTCGCCGAGCTGCGCGACGCCGCGATCCTCGAGCGCACCGACAGCGGCTACCAGCTGACCGAGCAGGGACGCGCCCTGCTCGACACCCTCGCCCCGCTGGAGAAATGGGCGAGCACGTGGCGGCCTACTTCCCCGGAGGAGTGA
- a CDS encoding PRC and DUF2382 domain-containing protein, translating into MITKDDLGVLNGAEVYDSAGDRIGAVGQVYLDPHSGDPLWVTVRTGSLSFQESFVPLHGAHLDAGRLTVAVEQARIRQAPLLSAGGPLEQDDADRLSAHYGLTSDDDAMTRSEERLVTGTRREPAAKVRLRRYLVTEERQITVPVTREEVRLEQVPLGEEADSEEPGGAVTLHEQRPVVSTETVPVEHVRLTKQTVRGEETVTGTVRKEKIELHTPEEARGA; encoded by the coding sequence GTGATCACAAAGGACGATCTCGGCGTCCTGAACGGCGCCGAGGTGTACGACAGCGCGGGCGACCGGATCGGTGCGGTCGGCCAGGTCTACCTCGACCCGCACAGCGGCGACCCGCTGTGGGTGACTGTCCGGACCGGATCGCTGAGTTTCCAGGAGTCGTTCGTGCCGCTGCACGGCGCGCACCTGGACGCCGGCCGGCTCACCGTGGCGGTCGAACAGGCCCGGATCCGGCAGGCGCCGCTGCTTTCCGCCGGCGGTCCCCTCGAGCAGGACGACGCCGACCGTTTGTCTGCCCACTACGGGCTGACCTCGGACGATGATGCGATGACCCGGTCGGAGGAGCGGCTGGTCACCGGCACCCGCCGCGAGCCGGCCGCCAAGGTGCGGTTGCGCAGATATCTGGTCACCGAAGAACGGCAGATCACCGTTCCGGTGACCCGCGAAGAGGTACGCCTGGAGCAGGTCCCGTTGGGCGAAGAGGCGGATTCTGAAGAGCCCGGCGGGGCCGTGACCCTGCACGAGCAACGCCCCGTGGTGAGCACCGAGACAGTCCCCGTCGAACACGTCCGGCTGACCAAACAGACCGTCCGCGGCGAGGAAACCGTAACCGGCACCGTCCGCAAGGAGAAAATAGAACTCCACACCCCCGAAGAAGCCCGCGGCGCGTAA
- a CDS encoding phosphotransferase family protein — translation MGGALGKLSEEQRRLLDEWIPGAAVEQDHSWGVVETTVLEMARAGSRFIVKAGGAADHHIEREIRAHLHWLEPWTSLGRAPLLLHHDSRAKLIVTTYLPGELVLDAEQVGDPGAYRQAGELLALLHAHTSQADDDYERRENQKSLKLLAGPHRIAGTTVERLQRMIAAWPTPPVTVVPTHGDWQPRNWLIHDGVVSIIDFGRAALRPPFTDLNRLDAQEFRTGPQLEAAFMAGYGSDPRAADGWHRSRMREAIATACWAYAQGIEEFEAQGHRMIAEASEAFIGRTR, via the coding sequence GTGGGCGGTGCGCTCGGAAAGCTCTCCGAAGAACAGCGACGTCTGCTCGACGAGTGGATTCCCGGGGCGGCGGTCGAGCAGGACCACAGCTGGGGCGTCGTGGAGACCACCGTCCTGGAGATGGCCCGGGCCGGGTCGCGGTTCATCGTCAAGGCGGGCGGCGCCGCCGATCACCACATCGAGCGGGAGATCCGCGCCCACCTGCACTGGCTGGAGCCGTGGACGAGCCTGGGGCGAGCGCCGCTCCTGCTGCATCACGACAGCCGGGCCAAGCTGATCGTCACCACCTACCTGCCGGGCGAGCTGGTGCTGGACGCCGAGCAGGTCGGCGATCCCGGCGCCTACCGCCAGGCCGGCGAACTGCTCGCCCTCCTGCACGCCCACACGAGTCAAGCGGACGACGACTATGAACGGCGCGAGAACCAGAAGTCGCTGAAGCTGCTGGCCGGCCCGCACCGGATCGCCGGAACCACCGTGGAGCGACTCCAGAGGATGATCGCCGCCTGGCCGACGCCGCCCGTGACCGTCGTGCCGACCCACGGGGACTGGCAGCCCCGGAACTGGCTGATCCACGACGGCGTCGTCAGCATCATCGACTTCGGCCGGGCGGCGCTGCGCCCGCCGTTCACCGATCTGAACCGGCTGGATGCCCAAGAGTTCCGCACCGGCCCCCAACTCGAGGCCGCGTTCATGGCGGGCTACGGTTCCGACCCGCGCGCGGCGGACGGCTGGCATCGCAGCCGCATGCGTGAGGCGATTGCCACCGCCTGCTGGGCCTACGCGCAGGGCATCGAGGAGTTCGAGGCCCAGGGCCACCGCATGATCGCCGAGGCATCGGAAGCGTTCATCGGCCGTACTCGCTGA
- a CDS encoding winged helix DNA-binding domain-containing protein — protein MAVKVSRVDVIAYRLHAQHLDERLGKQGLLEAAGACGIQNSPPGSALAALHARVRNLSQDRFDAAVAEDKSLLQSWCMRGSPFYVPAAEAAVFTTGVLPPTEEAMRHFILGAGPSVDELGLELTDAVALAGAEIGDVLTGRRLAIDELGAELAERIAGKLSRKQRDIWQKEGPYAAGQPLGEGVVHFCIRILTLQKVVCFAPRDGNQAPFVLVDEWLSDPIPDTDPESARAELLRRYLRCYGPSTRADFAAWLGVRPGDAGPWWSLVEDEMTEVSFGRRTWILTEDLDGLRSATMPKGVRLLPPRDPYTQLRDRGTVVDKQHHRDVWKAVGAPGVVLVDGEIAGVWRSRKSGRKLTMTVSSFGTLPARSRKPLLAEAEQLATLRGASSVDVDFGSSAASAT, from the coding sequence ATGGCGGTGAAGGTCTCCAGAGTCGACGTCATCGCGTATCGCCTGCACGCCCAGCATCTCGACGAACGCTTGGGCAAGCAGGGGCTGCTCGAAGCGGCCGGAGCGTGCGGCATCCAGAACAGCCCGCCCGGGTCGGCGTTGGCGGCCCTGCACGCCCGGGTGCGCAACCTCTCGCAGGATCGGTTCGACGCGGCGGTGGCCGAGGACAAGAGCCTGCTGCAGAGCTGGTGCATGCGCGGGTCGCCGTTCTACGTCCCGGCCGCTGAGGCAGCGGTATTCACGACCGGCGTGCTGCCGCCGACCGAGGAGGCGATGCGCCACTTCATTCTCGGGGCGGGGCCGTCGGTGGACGAACTCGGCCTGGAGCTCACCGACGCCGTCGCGCTGGCCGGTGCCGAGATCGGCGATGTCCTGACCGGACGCCGACTGGCCATCGACGAGCTCGGCGCAGAGCTCGCTGAGCGGATCGCCGGCAAGTTGTCGAGGAAGCAACGCGACATCTGGCAGAAGGAGGGTCCCTATGCCGCTGGACAACCGCTCGGCGAAGGCGTCGTGCACTTCTGCATCCGTATCCTCACTTTGCAGAAAGTGGTCTGCTTCGCGCCACGCGATGGGAACCAGGCGCCGTTCGTGCTGGTCGATGAGTGGTTGAGTGATCCAATCCCGGACACCGACCCGGAATCCGCGCGCGCCGAGCTGCTTCGCCGATATCTGCGTTGTTACGGTCCGTCGACCCGAGCGGACTTCGCCGCCTGGCTGGGCGTCCGTCCCGGCGACGCCGGCCCCTGGTGGAGCCTGGTCGAGGATGAGATGACGGAGGTCTCGTTCGGCCGCAGGACGTGGATTCTCACCGAGGATCTCGATGGGTTGCGGTCAGCAACGATGCCCAAGGGGGTACGGCTGCTTCCGCCTCGGGATCCCTACACACAGCTGCGTGACCGCGGGACCGTCGTCGACAAGCAGCATCATCGGGACGTGTGGAAGGCTGTCGGCGCCCCGGGCGTGGTGCTTGTGGACGGCGAGATCGCCGGTGTCTGGCGTTCGCGTAAGAGCGGGCGGAAGCTGACCATGACCGTGTCCTCGTTCGGCACCTTGCCGGCGCGGAGCAGGAAGCCACTACTGGCCGAGGCCGAGCAGCTCGCCACACTGCGTGGCGCCTCATCGGTCGATGTCGACTTCGGCTCCAGCGCTGCGTCGGCCACCTAG
- a CDS encoding PRC and DUF2382 domain-containing protein: MITIDQIHTLSGRNVYDPEGDKIGSVGQIWHDGTGRPSWASVNTGLFGMNESLVPLDEADLQGDRLVVPFDKAKVKDAPNVDASDDEPLLRDDVERLYEYYGMSWADSSEAYQAGAAAGDANYRRTTTGDTDVTGADAMTRSEERLQTGTEREEAGRARLRKYVVSEQQQVNVPVEREEVRLEREPITEANRGAAFSGPDLTESEHEVTLHAERPVVDTETVPVERVRLGKESVTDEETVSAEVRKERIEADLPHEQGRRTVD; encoded by the coding sequence ATGATCACCATCGACCAGATTCACACGCTCTCCGGCCGCAACGTGTACGACCCCGAGGGCGACAAGATCGGCAGCGTCGGCCAGATCTGGCACGACGGCACCGGCCGGCCATCCTGGGCCAGTGTCAACACCGGACTGTTCGGCATGAACGAGTCGCTGGTCCCGCTGGACGAGGCGGACCTGCAGGGCGACCGGCTCGTGGTGCCGTTCGACAAGGCGAAGGTGAAGGACGCGCCGAACGTGGACGCCTCCGACGACGAGCCGCTGCTGCGCGACGACGTCGAGCGGCTGTACGAGTACTACGGCATGAGCTGGGCGGACAGCTCAGAGGCATACCAGGCCGGCGCCGCCGCCGGGGACGCCAACTACCGGCGTACGACCACCGGGGACACGGACGTCACCGGTGCGGACGCGATGACCCGCTCGGAGGAGCGGCTGCAGACCGGCACCGAGCGCGAAGAGGCCGGCCGGGCCCGGCTGCGCAAGTACGTGGTGAGCGAGCAGCAGCAGGTCAACGTGCCGGTCGAGCGCGAGGAGGTGCGCCTCGAGCGGGAGCCGATCACCGAGGCCAACCGTGGCGCGGCCTTCTCCGGGCCGGATCTGACCGAGTCCGAGCATGAGGTGACCCTGCACGCCGAGCGGCCGGTGGTCGACACCGAGACCGTGCCGGTGGAGCGGGTGCGTCTCGGCAAGGAGAGCGTCACCGACGAGGAGACCGTCAGCGCCGAGGTGCGCAAGGAGCGCATCGAGGCCGACCTGCCGCACGAGCAGGGCCGCCGGACGGTCGACTGA
- a CDS encoding RICIN domain-containing protein has protein sequence MSVLLRRRLFGAFSVLLLSLVASVFIPAGPAQATPWTNVGSKAVSGRFVYLRDSSGNCMDVELSNAPNGQKVQQYACQNGPWNQQFQLVSIGTVNSVAAWRIKPRYNTNKCLDVRDGVTSQFGVPMQVWDCHNGWQQMFRLQVVYNSGTFIRYWIRPVYNHHCLTTYQQATMNSPILSYPCNDDLGNQLWYLAY, from the coding sequence ATGAGTGTCCTGCTGAGGCGGCGGCTGTTCGGCGCCTTTTCCGTGCTGCTGTTGTCGCTCGTCGCGAGCGTGTTCATACCGGCCGGCCCGGCGCAGGCGACGCCGTGGACGAACGTCGGATCGAAAGCAGTCTCCGGCCGGTTCGTCTACCTTCGCGACAGTTCCGGCAACTGCATGGATGTCGAGCTGTCGAACGCGCCGAACGGCCAGAAGGTGCAGCAGTACGCCTGCCAGAACGGGCCGTGGAACCAGCAGTTCCAGCTGGTCAGCATCGGGACCGTGAACAGCGTGGCGGCCTGGCGCATCAAGCCGCGCTACAACACGAACAAGTGTCTCGACGTCCGTGACGGGGTGACCAGTCAATTCGGGGTTCCGATGCAGGTCTGGGACTGCCACAACGGGTGGCAGCAGATGTTCCGGCTGCAGGTGGTCTACAACAGCGGGACCTTCATCAGGTACTGGATCCGGCCGGTCTACAACCACCACTGCCTGACGACGTATCAGCAGGCGACGATGAATTCGCCGATCTTGTCGTATCCCTGTAACGACGACCTGGGCAACCAGCTCTGGTATCTGGCCTACTGA